In Bacillus methanolicus, the following proteins share a genomic window:
- a CDS encoding HXXEE domain-containing protein, producing the protein MEKLNDKLELKTVILLFPIMFLIHDSEEIITMGKWVDNNIAYLYSVVPTRLQFVIESVHLATPQIAIAVFVEFIILSFATFMLLRSLRSRVRMTLFTALLTMFSMFLLI; encoded by the coding sequence TTGGAAAAGTTAAATGATAAATTGGAACTAAAAACCGTTATCTTGCTCTTTCCCATCATGTTTTTGATTCATGATTCTGAAGAAATTATTACTATGGGAAAATGGGTGGATAATAATATTGCCTATCTCTACTCTGTTGTGCCAACAAGGCTTCAGTTCGTTATTGAATCCGTTCATTTGGCAACCCCTCAGATTGCAATTGCAGTTTTTGTTGAGTTTATTATACTTTCTTTTGCAACATTTATGTTGCTTCGATCTCTACGTTCACGTGTAAGGATGACATTATTCACAGCACTATTAACCATGTTCTCAATGTTTTTACTCATCTAG
- a CDS encoding helix-turn-helix domain-containing protein, which produces MRYLNLKLENSKFMMIHLKPNSSDPLEHSHGDDFQISIPLFGSTFIDINNKTGILEKQHRFITAPGEKHIHFTDKDEGKVLLINIKKEFLEKVYIERLAGQSNEISFSSMNVGSSDLFIKIAETAVRQNLFGNTNKIEIQQLEWELANLVFSQHEGPHNELWRKEVTLPNHPMLKRAVDFIHEQYNSEITLDQISEESGISKYYFLRLFKEVTGFTPSQYITKVRLDHSLHLLKHTKKDITMIAYEVGFGSLGSFERAFKKRFGINASEFRKK; this is translated from the coding sequence ATGAGGTATCTTAATTTAAAGTTAGAAAACAGTAAGTTTATGATGATTCATCTTAAACCAAACTCATCTGATCCTTTAGAGCATAGTCATGGAGACGATTTTCAAATCAGTATTCCTTTGTTTGGGTCTACATTTATTGATATAAATAACAAAACCGGCATTTTAGAAAAACAACATCGATTTATAACTGCCCCGGGAGAAAAACATATTCATTTTACGGATAAAGATGAGGGGAAAGTTCTTTTAATTAATATAAAAAAGGAATTTTTGGAGAAAGTGTATATTGAACGTCTAGCCGGCCAATCAAACGAAATTTCATTTTCTTCTATGAATGTGGGTTCATCTGATTTATTTATAAAAATTGCTGAAACAGCAGTCAGACAAAATCTTTTTGGCAATACAAATAAAATTGAAATCCAACAATTAGAATGGGAATTAGCAAATTTAGTATTTTCTCAACATGAAGGCCCTCACAATGAGCTTTGGAGGAAAGAGGTTACGTTGCCGAATCACCCAATGTTAAAACGAGCAGTGGATTTCATTCATGAGCAATATAATAGTGAAATTACATTAGATCAAATTTCTGAGGAATCTGGAATCAGTAAATATTACTTCCTTCGTTTGTTTAAAGAAGTAACAGGCTTTACACCAAGCCAATATATAACAAAGGTAAGGTTGGACCATTCATTACACCTATTGAAGCATACGAAAAAAGACATCACGATGATTGCCTATGAAGTTGGGTTTGGCAGCTTAGGAAGCTTTGAGAGGGCGTTTAAAAAACGATTTGGGATAAATGCGAGTGAATTTAGAAAAAAATAA
- the tsaE gene encoding tRNA (adenosine(37)-N6)-threonylcarbamoyltransferase complex ATPase subunit type 1 TsaE produces the protein MNQYEFLSGGPSETLEFSKRLSTFLKPGDVLALEGDLGAGKTTFTKGLAEGLGIKKNVNSPTFTIIKEYHGRLPLYHMDVYRVEDANEDLGFDEYFEGDGVTVVEWAHLIEEQLPSELLTISIFREDNEKRRIVLQPKGKRYEELCKEIFS, from the coding sequence ATGAATCAATATGAATTCCTCTCCGGAGGACCGAGTGAAACGCTGGAATTTTCCAAACGGCTTTCAACATTTTTAAAACCAGGTGATGTTCTTGCTCTTGAAGGAGATTTAGGAGCCGGAAAAACGACTTTTACAAAAGGGCTGGCAGAAGGACTGGGAATAAAGAAAAATGTAAATAGCCCAACATTCACAATAATAAAAGAATACCATGGAAGGCTGCCTCTTTATCATATGGATGTATACCGGGTCGAAGACGCTAATGAAGACTTGGGTTTTGATGAGTATTTTGAGGGCGATGGAGTAACCGTTGTTGAGTGGGCTCATCTTATCGAAGAACAGCTTCCATCTGAATTATTAACGATTTCGATATTCAGGGAAGATAATGAAAAAAGGCGGATTGTTTTACAGCCAAAAGGGAAGCGTTACGAGGAATTATGTAAGGAGATTTTTTCATGA
- the tsaB gene encoding tRNA (adenosine(37)-N6)-threonylcarbamoyltransferase complex dimerization subunit type 1 TsaB: protein MKVLAIDTSNYPLGIAIINEEKVMGEYITNVKKNHSIRVMPAIEALVKECDITPADLTKVVVAKGPGSYTGVRIGVTIAKTLAWTLNIPLVGVSSLAVIASGVGRYFNGYVSPIFDARRGQIYTGLYQYQNGKLVAIKKDGIILTEDWVNQLRELDKPILFAGNDLPLHKDSIQANLEEKAVFAEITEHNPRPSELAFLGKDQPGEDIHSFVPNYIRLAEAEAKWLESKKTNNG, encoded by the coding sequence ATGAAAGTACTGGCCATTGATACATCTAATTATCCTTTAGGGATTGCCATTATCAATGAAGAGAAAGTAATGGGCGAATATATTACGAATGTTAAGAAAAACCATTCGATCAGAGTAATGCCGGCAATTGAAGCTTTAGTAAAGGAATGTGATATAACTCCCGCAGACTTAACAAAAGTGGTTGTTGCAAAAGGACCGGGGTCTTATACGGGAGTTCGAATCGGAGTGACGATTGCTAAAACACTTGCATGGACATTAAATATTCCGCTTGTTGGAGTTTCAAGCCTGGCGGTGATTGCTTCAGGAGTAGGCAGATATTTTAATGGGTACGTATCACCAATTTTTGATGCGAGAAGAGGGCAGATCTATACCGGGTTGTATCAATATCAGAATGGGAAGCTAGTTGCCATTAAAAAAGACGGGATCATCTTAACTGAGGATTGGGTAAATCAATTAAGGGAACTTGATAAACCGATTCTTTTTGCAGGAAATGACCTCCCTCTCCATAAGGATTCAATTCAAGCAAATCTTGAAGAAAAGGCTGTTTTTGCCGAAATAACGGAACATAATCCGCGGCCTTCGGAGCTGGCGTTTTTAGGAAAGGATCAGCCGGGAGAAGATATTCATTCTTTTGTACCGAATTATATCAGGCTGGCTGAAGCCGAGGCAAAATGGCTTGAATCGAAGAAAACGAATAACGGGTAG
- the rimI gene encoding ribosomal protein S18-alanine N-acetyltransferase, producing MNESITFRFMEEKDIDQVLEIEHASFTLPWSREAFYNELTKNQFAVYIVLEDHEKVVGYCGVWVVVDEAHITNIALLPEYRGKKLGEALLRKVMELARELGAKTMTLEVRVTNYVAQSLYRKLGFQNGAIRKNYYTDNQEDALVMWVKLDE from the coding sequence ATGAATGAATCTATAACTTTTCGATTTATGGAAGAAAAAGATATTGACCAGGTATTGGAGATTGAACATGCATCTTTTACTCTCCCTTGGAGCCGCGAAGCATTTTATAATGAGCTAACAAAAAATCAGTTCGCTGTTTATATCGTTCTCGAAGATCATGAAAAAGTCGTTGGCTATTGCGGAGTGTGGGTTGTTGTTGATGAGGCTCACATTACTAATATTGCTCTCCTTCCTGAATATAGAGGGAAAAAGCTTGGAGAAGCTTTATTGCGAAAGGTAATGGAGCTTGCAAGGGAGCTGGGGGCTAAGACGATGACGTTGGAAGTCAGGGTAACGAATTATGTTGCACAATCATTATACCGAAAGCTTGGGTTTCAAAATGGAGCAATTCGAAAAAATTATTATACAGATAACCAGGAAGATGCATTAGTAATGTGGGTGAAATTAGATGAATAA